Genomic DNA from Halomonas sp. BDJS001:
ACGGCGAGCGAAGCAGCAGCGCCGGCAATGTGGATTGGTGTAGTCTCGTTGTTTCCCGAGATGTTTGACGCGCTAACCCAACAGGGCGTGGTCGGCAGAGCGGTAGAGAAACAGCGTATTGCACTGGAATTTTGGAACCCGCGGGATTACGCCACTGACCGCCACCGCAGCGTCGATGACCGCCCCTATGGTGGTGGTCCAGGCATGTTGATGAAAGTCGACACCCTGCGCGCAGCGATCTTTGCGGCCCGGGAGCGGGCGCAGCAAGCCACCGGCTTAAAGCCGACGGTGATCTACCTTTCGCCCCAGGGGCGTAAGCTGGATCAGCAGGGCGTTCAAGCACTGGCATCCGCCGGGCCTTTAGTGGTCGTGGCAGGGCGCTATGAAGGCATTGATGAACGCGTGGTGGAGAGTGACATTGATGAAGAGTGGTCGATTGGTGACTATGTGCTGAGCGGCGGTGAGCTGCCGGCGATGGTGCTGATCGATGCAGCGGCAAGGCTGATTCCCGGTGTACTGGGTCATCAGGATTCCGCTATCGAAGACTCGTTTAATGACGGTCTGTTAGACTGCCCGCACTATACCCGTCCAGAAGTCATCGACGGGCGCCAGGTGCCGGATGTGCTGTTAAGCGGTAATCATGCAGCCATCAAACGCTGGCGATTAAAGCAGTCATTAGGCCGGACATGGCAGCGCCGTCCAGACCTGTTGGAAGGGCGCACGTTAGATGTCGAACAGCGCAAGCTGTTGAACGAGTTTATCGAAGAACACGCTCTGCCTACTAAGTAGTGTGTTTCAGCTACCTAGATCAGAGCGGCGGTGCAGGGCGAAAAAGCGCACCTGTGTCACCCATAACGACTCCCGCGTAGCTCGTTTCGAGCGCCGGGATCACGGCTTCCGCCACCCATGATAGAGCGGTCAAGC
This window encodes:
- the trmD gene encoding tRNA (guanosine(37)-N1)-methyltransferase TrmD, yielding MWIGVVSLFPEMFDALTQQGVVGRAVEKQRIALEFWNPRDYATDRHRSVDDRPYGGGPGMLMKVDTLRAAIFAARERAQQATGLKPTVIYLSPQGRKLDQQGVQALASAGPLVVVAGRYEGIDERVVESDIDEEWSIGDYVLSGGELPAMVLIDAAARLIPGVLGHQDSAIEDSFNDGLLDCPHYTRPEVIDGRQVPDVLLSGNHAAIKRWRLKQSLGRTWQRRPDLLEGRTLDVEQRKLLNEFIEEHALPTK